From Podospora bellae-mahoneyi strain CBS 112042 chromosome 3, whole genome shotgun sequence, the proteins below share one genomic window:
- the ARG12 gene encoding Argininosuccinate synthase (COG:E; EggNog:ENOG503NWI9; BUSCO:EOG09262A8G), translating to MSKGRVCLAYSGGLDTSTILKWLILEGYTVVCFLANVGQEEDWAEVEKKALALGAERMVIEDLQREFVEEIVFRAIQCNAIYEDRYLLGTSLARPIIARAQVRVAEQYNCDILSHGCTGKGNDQVRFELAFKACNPKMKVIAPWRMPEFIEKFQGRADLLKFAAENNIPVSSSPKAPWSMDDNLVHCSYEAGVLEDPDHSPPKELWTRTVDPTDAPDVPYNFTIHFEKGIPTKVVTPEGEVTDSVALFKLLNKIGHDNGVGRIDIVENRFIGLKSRGCYDTPGLTIARLAHLDLEGLVMDAKVRKLRDQFVTIEWSHCLYNGMYFSPEREFLENSLVYSQENVTGEVRMSVYKGAAYVLGRKSDASNLYSQEDASMDSLEGFSPMDTSGFIAIQAIRLEKYGLQKIKDGKPLTK from the exons ATGTCCAAGGGTCGTGTCTGTCT CGCCTACTCTGGAG GTCTcgacacctccaccatcctcaagtGGCTCATTCTCGAG GGTTACACTGTCGTGTGCTTCCTCGCCAATGTTggccaggaggaggactgGGCTGAggtcgagaagaaggctctCGCTCTCGGTGCCGAGCGCATGGTGATTGAGGACCTCCAGCGCGAGTTCGTCGAGGAGATTGTCTTCCGCGCCATCCAGTGCAACGCCATCTATGAGGACCGCTACCTCCTCGGTACCTCCCTCGCCCGGCCCATCATTGCCCGGGCTCAGGTCCGCGTTGCTGAGCAGTACAACTGCGACATCCTGAGCCACGGCTGCACCGGCAAGGGC AATGACCAGGTCCGCTTCGAGCTTGCCTTCAAGGCTTGCAACCCCAAGATGAAGGTCATCGCCCCCTGGAGAATGCCCGAGTTCATCGAGAAGTTCCAGGGCCGTGCCGATCTCCTCAAGTTCGCCGCCGAGAACAACATTCCCgtctcctccagccccaagGCTCCCTGGTCCATGGATGACAACCTCGTACACTGCTCGTACGAGGCTGGTGTCCTTGAGGACCCCGACCACTCTCCCCCCAAGGAGCTCTGGACCCGCACCGTCGACCCTACCGACGCTCCCGATGTCCCCTACAACTTCACCATCCACTTCGAGAAGGGTATCCCCACCAAGGTTGTCACCCCTGAGGGTGAGGTTACCGACTCGGTTGCTCTGTTCAAGCTTCTGAACAAGATTGGCCACGACAACGGTGTTGGCAGAATCGATATTGTTGAGAACCGTTTCATCGGTCTCAAGAGCAGAGGCTGCTACGACACCCCCGGTCTTACCATTGC CCGCCTTGCTCACTTGGATCTTGAGGGTCTTGTCATGGACGCCAAGGTTCGCAAGCTCCGTGACCAGTTCGTCACGATTGAGTGGTCTCACTGCCTCTACAACGGCATGTACTTCTCTCCCGAGCGTGAGTTCCTTGAGAACTCCCTCGTCTACTCCCAGGAGAACGTTACTGGTGAGGTCCGCATGTCGGTTTACAAGGGCGCTGCCTACGTCCTTGGCCGCAAGTCGGATGCCAGCAACCTCTACTCGCAGGAGGATGCTTCTATGGACTCTCTTGAGGGCTTCTCCCCCATGGATACCTCTGGCTTCATTGCCATCCAGGCCATCCGCCTGGAGAAGTACGGCCTCCAGAAGATCAAGGATGGCAAGCCCCTTACCAAGTAA
- a CDS encoding hypothetical protein (EggNog:ENOG503NYK2; COG:S) — MPSIQIPTAMPSSPDGLLPSPSSMSSSPRSGRSRGASLNLKLDLSNLPPLEKPTTPTNTLLITDLDPDCFRSENLAVIRDALNKTAPVRHFSPLKFAARIQVVFSTEQEAIAVRREWDEREVMGRPCRVCFGMQINLETINNKEDQHLALPDAGRLFFISPPPSPPHGWESRTEDAPNTMVHAEDLADALAKLRHSNDPNSGVNINQRGEVSPVSPTMQGGGQRTKRSRSSTLIFQPQPVIGMGGESPNLPCVTVDDMTDEGLEDDADVMDISPVNITAPRPIMAHTARPPVELMEH, encoded by the coding sequence ATGCCTTCGATTCAGATACCCACCGCCAtgccctcctctccagacggactcctcccctctcccagcaGCATGTCCAGCTCCCCACGATCTGGCCGCTCTCGGGGCGCCTCTCTCAACCTCAAGCTcgacctctccaacctcccaccGCTGGAgaagccaacaacacccaccaacaccctcctcatcaccgaccTCGACCCCGACTGCTTCCGTTCCGAGAACCTCGCCGTCATCAGAGACGCCCTCAACAAAACCGCCCCAGTCCGCCACTTCTCCCCACTAAAATTCGCCGCCCGCATCCAGGTCGTCTTCTCGACCGAGCAAGAAGCCATCGCCGTCCGTCGGGAATGGGACGAGAGGGAAGTCATGGGCCGCCCTTGCCGCGTCTGCTTCGGCATGCAAATTAACCTCGagaccatcaacaacaaggaGGACCAGCACCTCGCCTTGCCCGACGCCGGGAGGCTGTTTTTcatttctcctcccccatcgccTCCCCACGGCTGGGAGTCCCGGACAGAGGACGCGCCTAATACCATGGTCCACGCGGAGGACTTGGCGGATGCGCTAGCCAAGCTGAGGCATTCGAATGATCCCAATAGCGGGGTAAATATTAACCAGAGGGGGGAAGTCAGTCCCGTCAGCCCTACTATGCAAGGGGGCGGTcagaggacgaagaggagcaggagctcgACCTTGATCTTCCAGCCGCAGCCTGtgattgggatgggaggggagagccCGAACTTGCCGTGTGTGACGGTGGATGACATGACGGATGAGGGGCTGGAGGATGATGCGGATGTTATGGACATCAGCCCGGTCAATATCACGGCGCCAAGGCCGATCATGGCGCACACGGCGAGGCCACCGGTCGAGTTGATGGAGCATTGA
- the MSF1 gene encoding phenylalanyl-tRNA synthetase alpha subunit, mitochondrial (COG:J; EggNog:ENOG503NVIG; BUSCO:EOG09262N0U), whose protein sequence is MRGIGQSEVPHRTFLERCHRASRTPVLWSPGHRLSARASNDLQFLSLILPWRPSFKLSCCSERSSTPPQLDIASMIGPRGMACAGGLLARVGSRSVISRAVRLSSPLRPLPATVTVPAARWWRAQYSTRPELPKEVTINSKTYPVDAEWFNVSSTILNLTSRKLHLQKDHPVSITRQIIESVFPSPTYLSYNNLDPVVTTHENFDSLGFPPNHPGRAKTDTYYINSTTLLRTHTSAHEAELFAASKSPGYLISADVYRRDEIDKSHYPVFHQMEGARVWDRNTVPNGDIVAAVHRDLDALPKHEMIIEDPNPPFHPERNPLQPSHTPEEAEAVGKHLKRSLELMVAEIFKRVKESHARAGVKEQDGEPLKVRWVEAYFPFTSPSWEMEVWYQGDWLEVLGCGVSQQHILNDAGVPNQIGWAFGLGLERIAMLLFQIPDIRLFWSQDERFLGQFRGVEGDLGKLRPFVGFSRHPACYKDVSFWLPAGSTGAAAAGGKGREGGEWHENDLMEVVRDVCGDVVEDVVLMDSFTHPKTGRRSFCYRVNYRSLERTLTNEEANGLHERVKEEMVGRLGVEIR, encoded by the exons ATGAGAGgaattggccaatcagaagTTCCCCACAGAACGTTTCTAGAAAGATGTCATCGTGCATCGAGGACCCCTGTTTTGTGGAGCCCGGGCCACCGTCTCTCGGCGCGCGCCTCGAACGATCTCCAATTTTTGAGCTTGATACTGCCGTGGCGCCCAAGCTTCAAGCTGAGCTGTTGTAGCGAGAGGTCttccaccccaccacaacTTGACATCGCCAGCATGATCGGACCTCGAGGAATGGCCTGCGCCGGCGGGCTTCTGGCGAGGGTCGGCAGTCGGTCGGTGATTTCGAGAGCGGTACGACTGAGCAGTCCGTTGCGGCCATTACCAGCGACAGTGACGGTGCCAGcagcgaggtggtggagggcaCAGTACTCGACCAGGCCAG AACTCCCCAAAGAAGTAACCATAAACTCCAAAACTTACCCCGTCGACGCCGAATGGTTCAACGTCTCGTCCACgatcctcaacctcacctcccggAAGCTGCACCTCCAAAAAGACCACCCTGTGTCCATCACCCGCCAAATCATCGAATCCGtgttcccctcccccacctaCCTCAGCTacaacaacctcgaccctGTGGTTACGACCCACGAGAATTTTGACTCGTTGGGGTTTCCGCCCAACCACCCCGGCAGAGCAAAAACCGACACTTATTACATCAACTCTACCACCTTGCTACGGACTCACACGTCGGCCCACGAGGCGGAGTTATTCGCCGCGTCGAAATCCCCGGGATATCTCATCTCGGCTGATGTCTACAGAAGAGACGAAATCGACAAGTCCCACTACCCCGTCTTTCACCAGATGGAAGGCGCCCGGGTCTGGGACCGCAACACGGTCCCGAACGGTGACATCGTGGCGGCTGTACACAGAGATTTGGACGCCCTACCGAAACATGAAATGATCATCGAggaccccaaccccccttttcacccgGAGCGTAACCCCTTACAGCCATCCCACACCCCTgaggaggcagaggcggTGGGGAAGCATCTGAAGCGATCTCTGGAATTGATGGTGGCGGAGATTTTTAAACGGGTGAAGGAGTCTCACGCCCGGGCGGGGGTGAAAGAGCAGGATGGGGAGCCGTTGAAGGTTAGATGGGTGGAGGCTTACTTTCCTTTCACGAGCCCCagttgggagatggaggtttgGTATCAGGGGGATTGGCTGGAGGTTTTGGGGTGTGGGGTGAGTCAACAACACATCCTTAACGACGCGGGTGTTCCCAATCAAATAGGCTGGGCTTTTGGCTTGGGGCTGGAGAGGATTGCGATGTTGCTTTTTCAGATACCTGATATCAGGTTGTTTTGGTCGCAGGATGAGAGGTTTTTAGGGCAGTTTagaggggtggagggggatttggggaAACTGAGGCCATTTGTGGGGTTTAGTAGGCATCCGGCTTGTTACAAGGATGTCAGCTTTTGGTTGCCGGCTGGGAGCACGGgggctgcggcggcgggtgggaaggggagggagggcggggagtggCATGAGAATGAtttgatggaggtggtgagggatgtttgcggggatgtggtggaggatgtggtctTGATGGATAGCTTTACGCATCCCAAGacgggaaggaggagttttTGCTATAGGGTGAATTATcggagcttggagaggacGTTGACGAATGAGGAGGCGAATGGGTTGCATgagagggtgaaggaggaaatggtggggaggttgggggttgagATTAGGTGA
- a CDS encoding hypothetical protein (EggNog:ENOG503NW3S; COG:S), with amino-acid sequence MPPPYVLEPGRRVNAWDYEFEWTSEHYTPEQLKPLIYTYDELASKALDRLDEIAAESRSKTSSPPYSDSPPPSTSSPSSCPSSHAQHLFSLLQTHAPHDPVLSPLWSQLTTTPPWVSPSQITSGQQIFYRYLGPSIVGLTFQALLGGFGSPRIAATLSLTGGFTPRFARRRLLETFQHVLDITSSPSALHPPTGRGFVSSVKVRLLHATVRRKILSLSSSKPDWFNVQENGIPCNDLDSIGTITAFSTMLLFIGFPRQGIWLSDQEKEDYLALWRYVAHLLGTPTAPFENIATAKVWLESLIVSEICPSGVSKQLAENMIASLALTPPTYASRAFLRAEGYWLNGPALSQKLGIERPKWWYLVLVGGQCGYFMAVSYFKKYLLPRKWEEGQVERLKRVLREVTVREAGGREAGFEFRFVPSWRQLHLTEKGEEETQKPKKDRFGNRWTEWRNLMAAVLLLTAVGWLGWLSTRMVCRGVVRMVTR; translated from the coding sequence ATGCCGCCCCCTTACGTCCTCGAACCAGGGAGGCGTGTGAACGCTTGGGACTATGAGTTCGAGTGGACGTCGGAGCACTACACGCCAGAGCAGCTCAAGCCCCTGATCTACACCTACGACGAGCTTGCCTCCAAGGCCCTCGACCGCCTGGACGAGATAGCTGCCGAGTCTCGGTCcaagacatcatcaccgccataCTCAgactcaccaccaccttcaacctcaagCCCGTCCtcatgcccctcctcccacgcccaacacctcttctccctcctccaaacccacgCCCCCCATGACCCAGTCTTGTCCCCTCTCTGGTCccaactcaccaccacccccccctgggtctccccctcccaaatcaCCTCCGGCCAGCAAATCTTCTACCGCTACCTCGGCCCCTCAATAGTAGGCCTCACCTTCCAAgccctcctcggcggcttcggcTCCCCCCGAATAGCTGCCACCCTCTCCCTAACAGGCGGCTTCACCCCCCGCTtcgcccgccgccgcctcctcgaaACCTTCCAGCACGTCCTCgacatcacctcctccccctcggccctccacccccccaccggCCGCGGCTTCGTCTCCTCCGTAAAagtccgcctcctccacgccACCGTCCGCCGCAAGATTTTATCCCTATCCAGCTCAAAACCGGACTGGTTCAACGTTCAAGAAAACGGCATCCCCTGCAACGACCTCGATTCCATAGGGACAATAACAGCCTTCAGCACCATGCTGCTTTTTATCGGATTCCCTCGACAGGGGATATGGCTGTCCGATCAAGAAAAGGAGGATTACCTCGCCCTATGGCGGTATGTAGCCCACCTGTTAGGCACCCCGACCGCCCCGTTTGAAAACATCGCCACGGCAAAGGTCTGGTTGGAAAGCCTGATCGTCTCCGAGATCTGCCCGTCGGGAGTGTCGAAACAGCTGGCGGAAAACATGATCGCCTCTCTCGCTCTAACCCCCCCAACATACGCTAGCAGGGCCTTCCTCCGAGCAGAAGGGTACTGGCTCAACGGACCTGCTTTATCACAAAAGCTCGGGATCGAGAGGCCGAAATGGTGGTATCTCGTTCTTGTGGGTGGGCAGTGCGGGTATTTCATGGCGGTTTCCTATTTCAAAAAATATCTCTTGCCCAGAaaatgggaggaggggcaggtggAGAGACTGAAAAGGGTGCTGAGGGAGGTTACCGTCCGGGAGgcgggtgggagggaggcaGGGTTCGAGTTTAGGTTTGTGCCTAGCTGGAGGCAGCTTCACTTGACTGAgaagggtgaggaggagacacaaaaaccaaaaaaagacagGTTTGGGAACCGGTGGACGGAGTGGAGGAATTTGATGGCTGCTGTCTTGTTGCTTACGGcggtgggttggttggggtggttgagcaCGCGGATGGTCTGCAGAGgtgtggtgaggatggtgacaCGGTGA
- the RRG9 gene encoding Required for respiratory growth protein 9 mitochondrial (EggNog:ENOG503P5IY; COG:S), with protein MNSCCRTAALRIFVRNISQIHFPPPTSAYRIPRYHSTLTRLSTLQRTIALGSTRDRLLHTSCPEGREEGAWPPPEGLPAHQEPSPPKIVFETTHDAPFEPTKVTIDAQTPTQNESASPQDSGEVQPKPLGKWARKKLKKAQQAAAMKPEGGEEASAVADAEHDTTMVVGEENDEAPSSELPAKDQDEVPSSDRPVQDQTTVEREPDTQPAEKEDKPKSKRPKRDRPEKCAPKKEPKKYKFKKLKKEREERRRKKLEMMESGEVTMGKVELQKALKEKKEREERERTNPMALKLEAARAERLTRKAELKLARKERRRQEFEEAKRKAEAEADSAGKEEWQIQKEALQAKFPEGWMPRKKLSPDALAGIRALHKQFPEQYNTATLAKKFEVSPEAIRRILKSKWTPDAEEEEERQGRWFNRGKRVWAQWAELGKKPPAKWRAEGVVRDPKWNRGRKKMGGFLG; from the coding sequence ATGAATAGCTGTTGCCGCACGGCCGCCCTGCGAATATTTGTCAGAAACATCAGCCAAATCCACTTCCCGCCACCAACGAGCGCATATCGCATTCCTCGCTACCACTCGACACTGACTCGATTATCCACGTTACAACGGACAATTGCTCTCGGTAGCACACGAGACAGGTTACTTCACACATCATGCCCTgaggggagagaagagggtgcCTGGCCACCGCCAGAAGGGCTCCCCGCGCACCAGGAACCAAGTCCTCCCAAGATTGTCTTCGAAACCACCCACGATGCACCTTTTGAACCGACAAAGGTGACGATAGACGCTCAAACACCAACACAGAATGAATCGGCCAGCCCACAAGACTCTGGCGAGGTTCAGCCAAAACCTCTGGGAAAATGGGCTAGAAAaaagttgaagaaggcgcaGCAAGCTGCCGCAATGAAgccggaggggggggaagaggccaGCGCAGTGGCAGATGCGGAACACGACACCACaatggttgttggggaggaaaATGACGAGGCGCCATCTAGTGAGTTACCAGCAAAGGATCAAGACGAGGTGCCATCCAGCGACCGACCAGTACAGGACCAAACCACTGTTGAAAGAGAACCCGACACCCAGCCTGCCGAAAAGGAGGATAAGCCAAAAAGCAAGAGGCCAAAACGCGACAGGCCAGAAAAATGTGCGCCAAAGAAGGAGCCCAAAAAGTACAAGttcaagaagctgaagaaggaaagggaggagagaaggcGAAAGAAGCTGGAAATGATGGAGTCCGGAGAAGTGACGATGGGCAAGGTCGAGCTACAGAAGGccttgaaggagaagaaggagcgtGAAGAACGGGAGCGAACGAACCCCATGGCTCTGAAACTTGAGGCTGCTCGTGCCGAAAGGCTGACAAGGAAGGCCGAGCTCAAGTTGGCACGAAAGGAAAGGAGGCGGCAGGAATTTGAAGAGGCGAAAAGGAAGgctgaggccgaggccgactCTGCGGGCAAGGAAGAGTGGCAGATTCAGAAAGAGGCGCTCCAGGCAAAGTTCCCAGAGGGCTGGATGCCGCGCAAGAAGCTGTCGCCAGACGCTCTTGCTGGTATTCGGGCCTTGCACAAGCAGTTCCCTGAGCAGTACAACACCGCCACGCTCGCCAAGAAGTTCGAGGTATCCCCGGAGGCTATCCGCAGAATTCTCAAGTCGAAATGGACACCggacgccgaggaggaggaggagcgacAGGGGAGATGGTTTAACCGTGGCAAACGGGTTTGGGCTCAATGGGCTGAGCTTGGAAAGAAACCGCCTGCGAAGTGGCGTGCCGAGGGTGTAGTACGCGATCCCAAGTGGAATCGGggcaggaagaagatggggggTTTCTTGGGCTGA